In Corylus avellana chromosome ca2, CavTom2PMs-1.0, the following proteins share a genomic window:
- the LOC132171185 gene encoding probable small nuclear ribonucleoprotein F, translating into MSIPVNPKPFLNNLTGKPVIVKLKWGMEYKGFLASVDSYMNLQLANTEEYIDGQFTGNLGEILIRCNNVLYLRGVPEDEEIDDADRD; encoded by the exons ATG TCTATCCCAGTTAACCCAAAACCTTTCTTGAACAATTTGACCGGGAAGCCAGTCATTGTGAAACTCAAGTGGGGAATGGAGTACAAAG GTTTTCTCGCCTCAGTGGATTCATACATGAACTTGCAG CTGGCTAACACTGAAGAATACATTGATGGGCAATTCACTGGAAATCTGGGAGAGATTTTGATAAG ATGTAACAATGTTCTCTATCTTCGTGGGGTACCAGAGGATGAAGAAATTGACGATGCTGATCGAGACTAA
- the LOC132170588 gene encoding uncharacterized protein LOC132170588: MCSAKLKWQRGANASLTVAQINGRPVLQPTCNQVSSLERRNSVKKTSPKIPSPPSLPSPTDTANPKTKPFSLSPPVSPKLKSPRPPALKRNNDPDGLNSRAEKVLTPQCSTKQASSIKKSKKSGGVAAATSVETFQLKYCSSMIIENPGRIAAARREHVAMMQEQRKIRTAHYGRTKSSKYEGKVAPLESLSAQEEKRCTFITPNSDPIYVAYHDEEWGVPVHDDKLLFELLALTAAQVGSDWTSVLKKRQLFRDAFSGFDAEIVARFTEKKITSVSAEYGIELSQVRGVVDNSNRILQIKKEFGSFDKYLWGFVNHKPISTQYKSCHKIPVKTSKSETISKDMVKRGFRLVGPTIIHSLMQAAGLTNDHLISCQRHLQCAADRPAVATTL, translated from the exons atgtGTTCCGCTAAATTGAAATGGCAGAGGGGGGCTAATGCTAGCCTGACAGTCGCTCAAATCAATGGCCGCCCTGTCCTTCAGCCAACTTGCAACCAAGTTTCTAGCTTAGAAAGACGCAATTCAGTTAAGAAGACTTCCCCAAAAATCCCTTCTCCACCATCTCTTCCTTCACCAACTGATACTGCTAATCCTAAAACAAAGCCTTTTTCATTGTCCCCCCCTGTCTCACCCAAGTTAAAATCACCTAGGCCACCAGCGCTGAAGAGAAACAATGATCCTGATGGGCTGAATTCTAGAGCTGAGAAGGTCTTGACACCACAATGCTCCACTAAGCAGGCGAGTtcaataaaaaagtcaaaaaaatctGGTGGGGTTGCAGCTGCAACTTCTGTTGAGACCTTCCAATTGAAATATTGTTCCTCCATGATAATTGAGAACCCAGGAAGGATAGCAGCCGCCAGGAGGGAACATGTTGCAATGATGCAAGAACAACGAAAGATAAGAACTGCCCATTATGGAAGAACAAAATCTTCCAAGTATGAAGGGAAGGTGGCTCCTCTTGAGTCATTGAGTGCTCAGGAAGAAAAAAGATGTACTTTTATCACACCTAATTCAG ATCCTATCTATGTTGCTTATCATGACGAAGAATGGGGAGTTCCTGTCCATGATGATAa ACTGTTGTTTGAATTGCTAGCGTTGACTGCTGCACAAGTTGGATCAGATTGGACTTCAGTCTTGAAGAAACGGCAATTGTTTAG GGATGCTTTTTCTGGGTTTGATGCAGAAATTGTTGCCAGATTCACTGAAAAGAAGATAACTTCAGTTAGCGCTGAGTATGGCATAGAATTAAGCCAAGTTCGAGGAGTTGTTGACAACTCCAACCGTATTCTTCAG attaAGAAAGAATTTGGGTCATTTGACAAGTATTTGTGGGGATTTGTGAACCACAAGCCCATTTCCACCCAATACAAATCATGCCACAAGATCCCTGTGAAGACCTCAAAATCAGAAACCATAAGCAAAGACATGGTGAAGAGGGGTTTTAGATTGGTTGGCCCTACGATCATTCACTCACTAATGCAAGCCGCTGGCCTCACCAATGACCACTTGATCTCTTGTCAGCGACACCTCCAATGCGCCGCCGACCGTCCCGCAGTAGCCACCACTTTATAG
- the LOC132171310 gene encoding uncharacterized protein LOC132171310 — MKMASSQVDIAGSAPFGCVLRDHNRRDRRKESNTHSTFQKNLKNLVRGHLHSCISISSDKKRERDQNNNVDSWVANGETNNRRGLRLKNNNDSARQPGILDRWATQQAREVASTIEKQSQEPDVIELSNSPSLVSSRASSSSKREEDYTAPSDSSTETSILGASSLVQIWEKRLNRLNGLKLNSTTSLSPSRSTSGFSCIEEPHGSSVEEPSSAEEAGETGETGDSVHERYDAPPNDDPFPDWESDRTALSDAPSSSQGRKSDAGENEKVRVADIIKRLASAYQTPTPVTSRSDDNDHGHGHSSEQASPTRERSSLPEQMEHRVFSQAINSPRIRGRQAFTDLLMHLERDRHRELETLVERRPVSRFTQKGRIQSLIRLRLLQRGMAIRDPQRPPSTSSGVNILPQGSNIVHLRDRFRKGAEQVATAQNSAALPRSNHREIVNNTVDLDNSSTTNQPSEHTINQEVSITEQHSTQQVQNSMPHTREDTVCEEASSSSDVTSQGTRLEARNLDSQTTIDSTTASVNFWDENDIAEELEVSDHEYAESSYDWIGDISRPRSYWEDRRRARYEEVLNNSSNGEIHKLLERRTVSTFLVSDLRERIDRLMTSRLERTMHSEEEEEEEEEHGSQQRTNQLMSLLQRHRHVSGSHGEEEEHGSQERTNQLMSLLQRHRHASGSHEVEEEEANGSQERTNQLMSSLQRHRHASGSHEEEEEDREREEARDVAEEGQEVVEDRDGADEEEEEEREEEESLIGGQYNESSAYFDQSSSLPQMPTPSQLWSWTDPDNEVSDDSEIVNSTSQSPQLSQAYHQDTQQTPSSRNHNSTEMELIYDMRGHMEQLYHEMSELRKSIKSCMDMQTMLQQSISQEVHSVRGEGKNSDDGAPKKGNCCICYEMQVDSLLYRCGHMCTCLKCAHELQWSNGKCPICRAPIMDVVRAYVGM; from the exons ATGAAAATGGCGTCCTCGCAGGTCGACATTGCCGGCTCTGCGCCGTTTGGTTGTGTTCTGAGGGACCACAACAGGCGAGACCGACGCAAAGAAAGCAACACCCACTCGACTTTCCAAAAAAACCTCAAGAATTTGGTCAGAGGTCACCTCCATTCCTGCATTTCAATCTCTTCCGAcaagaagagggagagggatcAGAACAACAACGTTGACTCTTGGGTCGCCAACGGAGAGACCAACAATCGCCGAGGCCTCCGATTGAAAAACAACAACGACAGCGCGAGGCAGCCGGGAATTCTTGATAGATGGGCTACCCAACAAGCACGAGAAGTAGCTTCAACCATTGAGAAACAGAGCCAGGAGCCTGATGTCATAGAACTATCAAACTCACCGTCTCTTGTTTCATCAAGGGCTTCGAGTTCTTCTAAGAGGGAAGAAGACTATACGGCTCCATCGGATAGTTCTACTGAAACCTCGATCCTCGGCGCTTCTTCCCTTGTTCAGATATGGGAGAAGAGGCTAAACCGGTTGAATGGTTTGAAATTGAATTCGACGACCTCACTTTCACCTTCCAGGTCTACTTCTGGATTCAGCTGCATTGAAGAACCTCACGGGTCCTCTGTTGAAGAACCATCATCAGCCGAAGAAGCAGGGGAAACAGGGGAAACAGGGGACTCTGTTCATGAAAGATATGATGCTCCACCCAACGACGACCCGTTTCCTGATTGGGAGTCAGACAGAACGGCTCTGAGTGATGCACCTTCTTCATCACAAGGCCGAAAGTCCGATGCAGGAGAGAATGAGAAGGTTAGAGTTGCGGATATCATTAAGAGATTGGCGTCTGCATATCAAACACCCACTCCAGTAACTTCTAGGAGCGACGATAATGATCATGGCCATGGGCATTCTAGCGAGCAAGCATCGCCAACCAGAGAGCGTTCTTCGTTACCCGAGCAAATGGAGCACAGAGTTTTCTCGCAGGCTATAAATTCACCTCGGATAAGAGGACGCCAAGCCTTCACCGATTTGCTTATGCACTTGGAACGAGACAGGCATAGGGAGCTAGAGACATTGGTTGAACGTCGGCCGGTTTCAAGATTCACACAAAAAGGCCGCATTCAG TCGTTGATTCGGCTTCGATTACTACAGCGGGGCATGGCAATTCGAGATCCGCAGCGCCCTCCATCAACATCGTCTGGAGTGAATATTTTACCACAGGGATCTAACATTGTGCATCTGAG GGACAGATTTAGGAAAGGTGCTGAACAAGTAGCAACAGCCCAGAATAGTGCAGCTTTGCCAAGAAGCAATCATCGGGAGATAGTAAACAACACTGTTGATTTGGACAATTCTTCCACCACCAATCAGCCTAGTGAACACACCATCAATCAGGAAGTTAGTATAACTGAGCAGCACAGCACACAGCAGGTACAGAACTCAATGCCACACACTAGGGAAGATACTGTTTGTGAAGAAGCCAGTTCAAGTTCAGATGTAACAAGCCAAGGAACAAGATTAGAGGCTAGAAACCTTGACTCACAAACAACCATAGATAGTACAACTGCTTCCGTGAACTTTTGGGATGAGAATGACATAGCAGAAGAACTAGAGGTCAGTGACCATGAGTATGCAGAATCCAGTTATGATTGGATTGGTGACATTTCTCGCCCCCGAAGTTATTGGGAAGACCGCAGACGAGCACGGTACGAGGAGGTGCTTAACAACTCGAGCAATGGGGAGATCCATAAACTCCTTGAAAG AAGAACAGTATCAACTTTTCTTGTCAGTGACTTAAGAGAGAGAATTGACAGATTGATGACGTCTCGATTGGAAAGAACAATGCattcagaagaagaagaagaagaagaagaagagcatgGCAGCCAACAGAGAACGAACCAATTGATGTCTTTGTTACAAAGACATAGGCATGTATCAGGTAGtcatggagaagaagaagagcatgGCAGCCAAGAGAGAACGAACCAATTAATGTCTTTGTTACAAAGACATAGGCATGCATCAGGCAGTCatgaagtagaagaagaagaagcgaaTGGCAGCCAAGAGAGAACGAACCAATTGATGTCTTCGTTACAAAGACATAGGCATGCATCAGGCAgtcatgaagaagaagaagaggatagGGAGAGGGAGGAGGCCAGAGATGTTGCAGAAGAAGGACAAGAGGTGGTGGAAGACAGAGATGGGgcagatgaagaagaagaagaagagagggaggaggaggaaaGCTTAATTGGCGGTCAGTATAATGAATCCAGTGCTTATTTTGATCAATCCTCATCATTGCCACAAATGCCTACACCTTCTCAATTATGGTCATGGACTGATCCAGATAATGAAGTTAGTGATGATTCTGAAATTGTTAACTCTACATCTCAATCCCCACAACTATCTCAAGCTTACCATCAGGATACTCAGCAAACCCCTTCCTCCAGAAATCATAATTCAACT GAAATGGAACTCATATACGATATGAGAGGCCATATGGAGCAACTCTATCATGAGATGTCAGAGCTAAGAAAATCAATAAAGAGCTGCATGGACATGCAGACAATGTTGCAACAATCCATTAGTCAAGAGGTTCATTCAG TTCGAGGAGAAGGGAAGAATTCCGATGACGGGGCACCAAAGAAAGGAAATTGCTGTATTTGCTACGAAATGCAAGTGGACTCACTTTTGTACAG ATGCGGACACATGTGCACCTGTCTCAAATGTGCTCATGAATTGCAATGGAGTAATGGAAAATGTCCAATATGTCGAGCTCCAATAATGGATGTGGTGCGAGCATATGTGGGCATGTAG